The following proteins are encoded in a genomic region of Maribacter hydrothermalis:
- a CDS encoding heavy-metal-associated domain-containing protein, whose translation MKKSIIVSVIVMLMMVTTAVAQEGRDKFMVQVDGLGCPFCAYGLEKKFKEFKGIKNVKIDIETGDFSFSYPAEKALTLTDVEKQVEKAGYTPITAKVERANGKIEEAATAEMSKKTQGTVSKNVMVAGNCAMCEARITKAAGAVKGVSDVSWDKDTKIMKVSFDAGLTSIQEIEKEVAVAGHDTKKHQAHTDDYRKLPACCKYERLKY comes from the coding sequence ATGAAAAAATCAATAATAGTATCAGTAATAGTAATGCTAATGATGGTTACTACCGCAGTAGCACAAGAAGGTAGAGATAAGTTTATGGTCCAAGTAGACGGACTAGGTTGTCCTTTTTGCGCATATGGGCTAGAGAAAAAGTTTAAGGAATTTAAAGGAATAAAAAATGTTAAGATAGATATTGAAACAGGAGACTTTAGTTTTTCTTATCCAGCAGAAAAAGCTTTGACCCTAACAGATGTTGAAAAGCAAGTTGAAAAAGCAGGTTATACGCCAATAACTGCTAAAGTGGAACGAGCTAATGGCAAAATTGAAGAAGCTGCAACTGCTGAAATGTCTAAGAAAACACAAGGTACAGTGAGTAAAAATGTAATGGTGGCAGGTAATTGTGCTATGTGTGAAGCTAGGATTACTAAAGCTGCTGGGGCCGTTAAAGGAGTTTCTGATGTGTCTTGGGATAAGGATACTAAAATTATGAAAGTTTCTTTTGATGCCGGTTTAACTTCAATCCAAGAGATTGAAAAAGAGGTGGCAGTAGCTGGTCATGACACAAAGAAGCATCAGGCGCATACCGATGATTACAGAAAGTTGCCAGCATGCTGTAAGTACGAACGTTTAAAATACTAA
- a CDS encoding HYC_CC_PP family protein, which translates to MKNLLHKLFSVSMALLLLLSTISWTVEKHLCMGRVMDIALFNTAADCGMEAGLALLGDSSIDKKHCCDNEVFTIQGQDDLTHDFSKFDFSQQVFLVSFTSAYLGLFQDSVEKNIVYDSYPPPILAKDLNILHQVFLI; encoded by the coding sequence ATGAAAAATTTGCTTCATAAACTGTTTTCTGTTTCAATGGCTTTGCTGTTGTTGCTGTCTACGATATCTTGGACAGTAGAGAAACATTTATGTATGGGGCGAGTTATGGATATTGCCTTGTTCAATACAGCAGCTGATTGTGGCATGGAAGCTGGCTTGGCTTTATTGGGAGATTCATCTATAGATAAAAAGCACTGTTGCGATAATGAGGTTTTTACGATACAGGGTCAGGATGATTTGACGCACGACTTCTCGAAATTCGATTTTTCCCAACAAGTATTCTTAGTTTCTTTCACAAGTGCTTACTTAGGCTTGTTTCAAGATTCAGTTGAAAAGAATATTGTCTATGATTCATATCCACCGCCAATACTGGCAAAAGATTTGAATATTCTTCACCAAGTTTTTTTGATTTGA
- a CDS encoding GAF domain-containing protein, with product MFNALRPQVSSIIDSNKTPDARMQDICELLKAEIPHYDWVGFYFKNGDKRELKLGAYAGAPTDHTIIPYGKGICGQVAESNQNFVVPDVQAQDNYIACSITVKAEIVVPLFVNGENIGQIDIDSNTPDPFTKADETFLEFVNAEVAKIL from the coding sequence ATGTTTAACGCTTTACGCCCTCAGGTAAGCTCTATAATTGACTCTAATAAAACTCCAGATGCTAGAATGCAGGATATCTGCGAGCTCCTAAAAGCCGAAATACCACATTACGACTGGGTTGGCTTTTATTTTAAAAATGGTGATAAACGCGAACTAAAATTAGGCGCATACGCAGGGGCTCCAACAGACCACACCATTATTCCCTACGGAAAAGGAATATGTGGACAGGTAGCTGAAAGCAACCAAAACTTTGTTGTTCCCGATGTACAGGCACAAGACAACTATATTGCATGCAGTATTACTGTTAAAGCAGAAATTGTAGTTCCATTATTTGTGAATGGTGAAAACATTGGACAAATAGACATAGATTCTAACACTCCTGATCCTTTTACAAAGGCCGATGAGACCTTTTTAGAATTCGTAAACGCAGAAGTAGCTAAAATTCTTTAA
- the purH gene encoding bifunctional phosphoribosylaminoimidazolecarboxamide formyltransferase/IMP cyclohydrolase, which produces MSSVKKASSALISVFHKDGLEPIVKKFQELGITIYSTGGTEKFITDLGINVVPVEDVTSYPSILGGRVKTLHPKVFGGILNRQDNESDVAQLAEFEIPQIDIVIVDLYPFEKTVASGASEQDIIEKIDIGGISLIRAAAKNFKDVTCVSSMEDYADFLEVVSADNGNISLEDRKRFAAKSFNVSSHYDTAIFNYFNKNHDIAALKVSETQGKVLRYGENPHQKGFFFGDFDAMFSKLHGKELSYNNLLDVDAAVNLMLEFKNDAPTFAILKHNNACGLAQRETLHQAYVDALAGDPVSAFGGVLISNKEIDKATAEEIHTLFCEVVIAPSYNTEALEILKGKKNRIILIQNEVEMPEMQVRTCLNGMLLQEKDHKTDTIADLTNATDTKPTAQELEDLIFASKLCKHTKSNTIVIAKNKQLCASGTGQTSRVDALNQAIHKAQTFNFDLKGAVMASDAFFPFPDCVEIAGKAGITSVIQPGGSIKDQLSVDYCNEHKISMVMTGTRHFKH; this is translated from the coding sequence ATGAGCAGTGTTAAAAAAGCATCTTCAGCCTTAATTTCAGTATTTCATAAAGATGGGCTAGAACCTATCGTAAAGAAATTTCAAGAATTAGGAATTACTATATATTCCACAGGTGGAACTGAGAAATTTATTACCGATTTAGGTATTAATGTTGTTCCTGTAGAAGATGTAACTAGTTACCCTTCTATTCTTGGCGGTAGAGTTAAAACCTTACACCCAAAAGTATTTGGTGGTATTTTGAATAGACAGGACAACGAAAGTGATGTTGCCCAACTAGCAGAATTCGAAATTCCGCAAATTGATATTGTTATTGTTGATTTATATCCGTTCGAAAAAACGGTTGCTAGTGGCGCTTCTGAGCAAGATATTATAGAAAAAATTGACATAGGCGGAATTTCATTGATTCGCGCAGCTGCCAAAAACTTTAAAGATGTTACCTGTGTTTCTTCTATGGAAGATTATGCAGATTTTCTTGAAGTTGTTTCTGCAGATAACGGAAACATTAGCTTAGAAGACAGAAAGCGTTTTGCTGCAAAATCTTTTAATGTTTCTTCCCATTACGACACTGCAATTTTCAACTATTTCAACAAAAACCATGATATTGCTGCTCTTAAAGTAAGTGAGACTCAAGGTAAGGTTTTACGTTATGGTGAAAACCCACACCAAAAAGGATTCTTCTTCGGAGATTTTGACGCTATGTTCTCAAAATTACATGGTAAAGAATTATCATACAATAACCTATTAGATGTTGATGCGGCAGTTAATTTAATGTTGGAATTTAAAAATGATGCTCCCACTTTCGCAATTTTAAAACACAACAATGCGTGTGGATTAGCACAGAGAGAAACGTTACACCAAGCTTATGTAGACGCTTTAGCTGGTGACCCAGTTTCTGCTTTTGGCGGTGTACTTATTAGCAATAAAGAGATTGATAAAGCTACAGCAGAAGAAATTCACACATTATTTTGCGAGGTAGTAATAGCGCCAAGTTATAATACCGAGGCTCTTGAAATTTTAAAAGGAAAGAAAAATAGAATTATCCTTATCCAGAATGAGGTTGAAATGCCAGAAATGCAAGTAAGAACTTGCTTAAACGGTATGCTTCTTCAAGAAAAAGACCACAAAACCGATACAATAGCCGATCTTACAAATGCTACAGATACAAAGCCAACAGCACAAGAGCTGGAAGATTTAATCTTTGCATCTAAACTTTGTAAGCATACAAAATCGAACACCATTGTAATTGCAAAAAATAAACAACTTTGTGCTAGCGGTACCGGACAAACTAGCAGAGTAGATGCTTTAAACCAAGCTATACACAAAGCACAAACCTTTAATTTTGACTTAAAAGGGGCGGTTATGGCTAGTGATGCTTTTTTCCCTTTTCCTGATTGCGTTGAAATTGCAGGCAAGGCAGGTATAACAAGTGTAATTCAACCAGGCGGATCTATAAAAGATCAATTAAGCGTTGATTATTGTAATGAGCATAAAATTTCAATGGTCATGACAGGTACACGTCATTTCAAGCATTAA
- a CDS encoding rod shape-determining protein, whose protein sequence is MGFFDFLTEEIAIDLGTANTLIIHNDKVVVDSPSIVARDRISGKIIAVGKEANMMQGKTHENIKTIRPLKDGVIADFDASEKMLMMFIKNIPALKKKWFPPALRLVICIPSGITEVEMRAVKESAERVNGKEVYLIHEPMAAAIGIGLDIMQPKGNMIVDIGGGTTEIAVIALGGIVCDKSVKIAGDVFTNDIIYYMRTQHNLYVGETTAEAIKIEIGSATEDLQSPPDEKSVQGRDLLTGKPKQVQISYREIAKALDKSILRVEDAVMETLSQTPPELAADIYNTGIYLAGGGSMLRGLDRRLSQKTDLPVYIAEDPLRAVVRGTGIALKNLERYKSILIK, encoded by the coding sequence ATGGGATTTTTTGATTTCTTGACCGAGGAAATAGCTATAGATTTAGGTACAGCCAACACCCTTATTATACATAATGATAAGGTAGTAGTAGATAGTCCGTCTATAGTTGCCAGAGATAGAATTAGTGGAAAAATAATTGCTGTTGGCAAGGAAGCCAACATGATGCAGGGTAAAACCCATGAAAATATAAAAACAATTAGACCATTAAAAGATGGTGTAATTGCTGATTTTGATGCGTCTGAAAAAATGCTGATGATGTTCATTAAGAATATTCCGGCATTAAAGAAAAAATGGTTTCCACCGGCATTAAGATTAGTTATTTGTATCCCATCTGGGATTACCGAAGTTGAAATGCGTGCAGTTAAGGAATCTGCGGAGCGTGTAAACGGAAAAGAAGTATATCTTATTCACGAACCTATGGCCGCAGCGATTGGAATTGGTTTAGATATTATGCAACCTAAAGGAAATATGATCGTTGATATAGGTGGAGGTACCACTGAAATTGCAGTTATCGCTTTAGGAGGTATTGTTTGTGATAAATCGGTTAAAATTGCAGGTGATGTTTTTACCAATGACATTATTTATTACATGCGAACGCAGCATAACCTATATGTTGGTGAAACTACGGCAGAAGCAATAAAAATTGAAATAGGTTCCGCTACTGAAGATTTACAATCTCCACCAGATGAGAAATCTGTACAGGGACGAGATTTATTAACAGGTAAACCTAAACAAGTTCAAATTTCATATAGAGAAATAGCAAAAGCATTAGATAAATCAATTTTACGTGTTGAAGATGCCGTAATGGAAACATTATCGCAAACTCCCCCAGAATTAGCTGCCGACATATACAACACTGGTATTTACCTTGCTGGCGGTGGCTCTATGTTACGTGGACTAGACAGAAGGCTATCTCAAAAAACAGATTTACCCGTGTATATTGCTGAAGACCCATTACGTGCTGTTGTTAGAGGTACTGGTATTGCGCTAAAGAATTTAGAACGCTATAAGAGCATATTAATTAAGTAA
- the mreC gene encoding rod shape-determining protein MreC: MQQIISFLIKYKTFLLYLFLLLISVIFTFQSHSYHQSKFLNSSNFITGNIFSFSDNITNYFNLREENNSLVEENKKLRKKLFNSTHFFGSTLDTTAVDYEVVSGRVINNSYADQRNYVTVNKGENDGIAQDMGVITDKGILGIVENTSNNFSTVQSILSDKSNINAKIKNSNHFGSLVWSNTQDYNVVQLIDIPRLVALTIGDTIVTGAMSSIFPENIPIGTIKKFDLDNSKSFYFIDVELFNDMTNIGNIYIIKNLNRKEILQLEAETEAND, from the coding sequence ATGCAGCAGATTATAAGTTTTCTAATTAAGTATAAAACCTTTCTATTATATCTATTTCTGTTATTAATATCCGTAATTTTTACTTTTCAATCACATTCTTATCATCAGTCAAAATTTTTAAACTCCTCTAATTTCATCACCGGAAACATTTTTTCATTTTCAGATAATATTACCAATTATTTTAATCTAAGAGAAGAAAATAATAGCCTTGTTGAAGAAAACAAAAAGCTTCGAAAAAAGCTTTTTAACAGCACTCATTTTTTTGGATCAACTTTAGATACTACCGCTGTTGACTATGAAGTGGTAAGCGGTAGAGTAATTAACAACAGTTATGCAGACCAACGTAACTACGTTACTGTAAATAAAGGCGAGAACGACGGTATTGCTCAAGATATGGGCGTTATAACCGACAAAGGAATCTTAGGTATTGTTGAAAATACATCTAATAATTTTTCTACCGTACAAAGCATTTTAAGTGATAAATCGAACATAAATGCTAAAATTAAAAATTCTAATCATTTTGGATCATTAGTTTGGAGCAATACACAAGACTATAACGTAGTTCAATTAATAGACATACCACGTTTAGTAGCCTTAACTATTGGAGATACAATTGTTACCGGTGCAATGAGCAGCATATTTCCTGAAAACATTCCAATAGGCACCATAAAAAAGTTTGACCTAGACAATTCTAAAAGTTTTTATTTTATTGATGTAGAATTATTTAATGATATGACCAATATTGGTAATATTTATATCATTAAGAATTTAAACAGAAAAGAAATTTTACAATTAGAAGCAGAAACAGAAGCCAATGATTAA
- the mrdA gene encoding penicillin-binding protein 2, whose protein sequence is MRKILLSSIIIVIAITFLGRLSYLQIFSFSTAQILEDPAIKAIYDYPERGYIYDRNGSLLVGNDPAYDVMVIPREVKPLDTLEFCSLLGLEKDKFIEKLKKARVYSPRLPSVLVPQLSKQDYAKLQEKMRKYKGFYIQKRSLRYYDTPSAANVLGYISEVNEGDLAVNKYYVQGELKGRTGVERYYEDLLRGRKGVQYIQKDRFNRDIGPYKNGTLDTLPEQGKQISITIDKKLQEYGELLMNGKRGGIVAIEPATGEILSMISGPTYDPALLVGRERSKNYTQLYNDTIANPTWDRSIHAQQPPGSPFKTLNALIALQEGVIDESSTIQCYHGFYVGKKKRGCHCGGGSRNMNQGIYLSCNAYFAGTFRKIFEKFDTTDDAMDVWEKHMRSFGLGDYLGYDLPFGQKGRIPDKEYYDKWYGDNRWSSSYIISNSIGQGEILATPVQLANMTAAIANRGYYFTPHILKKIEGKDITEPKFTEAKHTTVDPKYFEPVVRGMADVYTKGTAARLQVPGIEIAGKTGTAENFTKIDGVRTQLTDHSVFVAFAPVENPKIAIAVYIENGYFGSRYAGHIASLMIEKYLKGEITRKDLEKRMLEKTLEAEYAKPYSGEEFKINERVW, encoded by the coding sequence ATGAGAAAAATTCTTTTATCGTCCATTATCATTGTTATCGCAATTACTTTTTTGGGAAGGCTATCCTATTTGCAAATATTTAGCTTTTCAACAGCTCAGATATTAGAAGACCCAGCAATTAAAGCAATTTACGATTATCCGGAACGCGGATATATTTATGACCGTAACGGAAGTCTGTTAGTAGGTAATGACCCAGCTTACGATGTCATGGTTATACCAAGAGAAGTGAAACCATTGGACACTTTAGAATTCTGTAGCTTACTAGGTTTGGAAAAAGATAAGTTTATAGAAAAATTAAAAAAAGCTAGAGTTTACTCCCCTAGATTGCCTTCCGTTTTGGTACCTCAATTATCTAAGCAAGATTATGCCAAGCTGCAGGAGAAAATGCGGAAATACAAAGGTTTTTACATACAAAAAAGATCATTGCGATATTACGACACGCCAAGTGCTGCAAATGTTCTTGGTTATATTAGCGAAGTAAATGAAGGTGATCTTGCCGTAAACAAATACTATGTACAAGGAGAACTTAAAGGTAGAACCGGCGTAGAAAGATATTATGAAGATCTTTTAAGAGGCAGAAAAGGTGTACAATACATTCAAAAAGACAGATTTAATAGAGATATTGGCCCATATAAAAACGGCACTTTAGATACGTTACCTGAACAAGGAAAACAAATAAGTATTACTATTGACAAAAAACTTCAAGAGTACGGTGAACTTTTAATGAATGGAAAAAGAGGTGGTATTGTTGCTATAGAACCCGCTACAGGCGAAATTCTATCTATGATTTCAGGACCTACTTACGACCCCGCTTTATTAGTTGGCAGAGAACGTTCTAAAAATTACACCCAGCTTTATAACGATACTATTGCAAACCCTACATGGGACCGCTCAATACATGCGCAGCAACCACCTGGATCACCATTTAAAACGTTAAATGCCCTGATTGCATTACAAGAAGGCGTAATCGATGAATCGAGCACCATTCAATGTTACCATGGTTTTTACGTAGGTAAGAAAAAAAGAGGCTGCCACTGTGGCGGCGGATCACGCAATATGAACCAAGGAATTTACCTATCATGTAATGCTTATTTCGCTGGAACATTCAGAAAGATTTTTGAAAAATTCGATACAACGGATGACGCCATGGATGTTTGGGAAAAACACATGCGTAGTTTTGGACTTGGTGATTACCTGGGCTACGATTTACCTTTTGGTCAAAAAGGCAGAATACCTGATAAAGAATATTATGACAAGTGGTATGGTGATAACAGATGGAGTTCATCTTATATTATCTCAAATTCTATAGGCCAAGGTGAAATTTTAGCGACCCCAGTGCAACTAGCAAATATGACGGCTGCTATTGCCAATAGAGGCTACTATTTTACACCACATATTTTAAAGAAAATAGAAGGTAAAGATATTACCGAACCAAAATTTACGGAAGCAAAGCACACTACTGTTGACCCAAAATATTTTGAACCCGTAGTAAGAGGTATGGCAGATGTTTATACAAAAGGTACTGCCGCTAGATTACAAGTTCCTGGAATTGAAATTGCAGGTAAAACGGGAACTGCCGAAAATTTTACCAAAATAGACGGGGTACGTACTCAGTTAACAGATCACTCTGTTTTTGTTGCCTTTGCACCAGTTGAAAATCCAAAAATTGCAATTGCCGTATATATTGAGAATGGATATTTTGGTTCTAGATACGCTGGGCACATTGCCTCTTTAATGATTGAAAAATATCTAAAAGGAGAGATTACCAGAAAAGATCTTGAAAAAAGAATGCTAGAAAAAACGTTGGAAGCCGAATATGCGAAACCCTATAGTGGGGAGGAGTTTAAAATAAACGAGCGTGTCTGGTAG
- the rodA gene encoding rod shape-determining protein RodA, with the protein MSGRSILKRIDWLSVFIYLALVLIGWINIYSSTFIDEQSSIFDIGTRYGKQLFFIGVSLVSIIIILALEVNFYERFSSIFYLISMMSLLGLFVFGKTIAGATSWYDLGFFNLQPSELAKVATALALAKYLSDIQTDIKRRKDQLYALLIILIPAILIIPQPDPGSALVFFALIFVIFREGLPLFYLAIILGLILIFVITLMFGTIWLIIGLALLTILLFGLKKKSFKIPIIPLSLISVAIILFSLSVNFVFNNVFEQRHRDRFSLWLRLEKDPKKLEQIRKTIGYNTYQSEKAIESGGFFGKGFLEGTRTKGDFVPEQDTDYIFSTVGEEWGFIGTGTVILLFTILFLRLIYLAERQKNAFSRMYGYGVISVLLIHYFINIGMVIGILPTIGIPLPFFSYGGSGLLFFTILLFIFLRLDTNRLKESF; encoded by the coding sequence GTGTCTGGTAGAAGTATTCTAAAACGTATAGACTGGTTAAGTGTTTTCATCTATTTAGCACTTGTATTAATTGGTTGGATCAATATTTATTCCAGTACATTCATAGACGAGCAAAGTTCTATTTTCGATATTGGCACACGATATGGAAAGCAATTATTTTTCATAGGAGTAAGTTTAGTTTCCATTATAATTATACTCGCTCTAGAGGTTAATTTTTACGAACGATTTTCCAGTATCTTTTATTTAATTTCTATGATGTCCCTTTTGGGGCTATTTGTATTTGGTAAAACAATAGCTGGAGCGACATCTTGGTACGACCTTGGTTTTTTCAACCTACAACCTTCTGAGTTGGCAAAAGTAGCTACCGCATTAGCGCTTGCCAAATACCTGAGCGATATACAAACCGATATAAAACGCAGAAAGGACCAACTATACGCCTTATTAATTATACTAATACCCGCAATACTTATTATTCCACAACCAGACCCTGGTAGCGCTCTTGTATTCTTTGCTTTAATTTTTGTGATTTTTAGAGAAGGACTTCCGCTATTTTATTTGGCAATTATTTTAGGCCTTATCCTAATATTTGTTATTACCTTAATGTTCGGTACCATATGGCTTATCATAGGTTTAGCTTTATTGACCATACTATTATTTGGTTTAAAAAAGAAGTCCTTTAAAATTCCGATTATTCCTTTATCACTTATTAGTGTTGCTATAATTCTCTTTTCACTTTCTGTAAATTTCGTTTTTAACAACGTTTTTGAACAACGCCATAGAGATCGTTTTAGTTTATGGCTACGCCTTGAAAAAGACCCAAAAAAACTAGAACAGATTAGAAAAACAATTGGTTATAATACCTACCAATCCGAAAAAGCTATTGAATCTGGCGGATTTTTTGGTAAAGGTTTTTTAGAAGGAACAAGAACAAAAGGAGATTTTGTGCCGGAGCAAGATACCGATTACATTTTTAGTACCGTAGGTGAAGAATGGGGATTTATAGGTACTGGCACAGTAATTCTATTATTTACAATACTGTTTCTTAGATTGATTTATCTGGCGGAAAGGCAAAAAAATGCTTTTTCCCGTATGTACGGGTACGGTGTAATATCTGTACTTCTTATCCATTACTTTATTAATATAGGCATGGTTATCGGCATATTACCAACTATCGGTATTCCATTACCCTTCTTTAGTTATGGTGGATCCGGATTGCTATTCTTTACTATTTTGCTGTTTATTTTCTTACGTTTGGATACTAATAGATTAAAAGAGAGTTTCTAG
- a CDS encoding DNA/RNA non-specific endonuclease: MAYRKRTGTLYSILIVICVVGFWLFENFYTPASYSKNNNSSTYNDFPKELLPLSSTGEIINHEHFTLSYNEPYEQAEWVAYTLDKSHLTYDDRKRPFFIEDPYVSTKSADYKNYKGSGYDRGHLVPAGDRRFSLQAYNETFYTSNISPQNREFNAGIWNDLEQQTRRWAKKYGRLYVFTGGVLESGLKEIGQEDVDVPNVFYKIIARKKGDKIYTLSFLIPNRPQFTSLQNFVVSIDEIEKKTGIDFFVELPINQQEAFEGSKNTTGWKF, from the coding sequence ATGGCATACCGTAAAAGAACTGGAACTCTTTATAGCATTTTAATCGTTATATGTGTAGTTGGCTTTTGGCTATTTGAAAACTTCTATACACCTGCTTCGTATTCCAAAAACAATAATAGTTCAACTTACAATGATTTTCCAAAAGAGCTACTACCCTTATCGTCCACAGGAGAAATTATAAACCATGAACATTTTACCTTGTCCTATAATGAACCGTATGAACAAGCGGAATGGGTGGCTTATACATTAGATAAAAGTCACCTTACCTACGATGATAGAAAACGACCATTTTTCATAGAAGACCCTTATGTTTCAACGAAATCCGCAGATTACAAAAATTACAAGGGATCAGGTTATGATCGCGGACATTTAGTGCCAGCTGGTGATCGCAGATTTTCTTTACAAGCCTATAACGAAACGTTTTATACAAGTAATATAAGTCCGCAAAACAGGGAGTTTAATGCGGGTATTTGGAACGACCTAGAGCAACAAACAAGACGCTGGGCAAAGAAATATGGAAGGTTATATGTATTTACAGGTGGAGTACTTGAAAGTGGGTTAAAAGAGATAGGGCAAGAAGATGTAGATGTGCCTAATGTTTTTTATAAGATTATTGCACGTAAAAAGGGGGATAAGATATATACCTTGTCTTTTTTGATACCTAATAGACCTCAATTTACATCTCTGCAGAATTTTGTGGTATCTATTGACGAAATCGAAAAAAAGACAGGAATCGATTTTTTTGTTGAATTACCAATAAACCAACAAGAGGCTTTTGAAGGTAGTAAAAACACAACTGGTTGGAAATTCTAG
- the msrB gene encoding peptide-methionine (R)-S-oxide reductase MsrB: MLTWKDIIHFSVNGNPKPDRRVEKTEQEWKKSLTPEQFRITRLKGTEAPHSGALCSAHEAGKYECVCCGTSLFDSTIKFESGTGWPSFTQPIKESAIKYHKDVSYGMVRVEVMCNTCDGHLGHVFPDGPEPSGLRYCINSESMQLEKEGLNG; encoded by the coding sequence ATGTTAACTTGGAAAGATATTATTCATTTTTCGGTGAATGGCAACCCTAAGCCTGATAGAAGAGTTGAAAAAACAGAACAGGAATGGAAAAAAAGCCTAACTCCTGAACAGTTTAGAATTACTCGATTAAAAGGAACTGAAGCCCCACATTCGGGTGCACTTTGTAGCGCACATGAAGCAGGTAAGTATGAATGTGTTTGTTGTGGCACTTCCCTATTCGATTCTACAATTAAATTTGAATCTGGCACAGGATGGCCAAGTTTTACACAACCTATTAAAGAAAGCGCAATTAAATACCATAAAGATGTATCGTACGGAATGGTACGGGTAGAAGTAATGTGTAATACATGTGATGGCCATTTAGGTCATGTATTCCCAGACGGTCCTGAACCTAGTGGATTGCGTTACTGCATTAACTCTGAATCTATGCAATTAGAAAAGGAGGGGTTAAATGGGTAA
- the msrA gene encoding peptide-methionine (S)-S-oxide reductase MsrA, which produces MGNTNIEIATVGGGCFWCTEAVFAEVKGIHKVVSGYTGGKAPGRPTYREICSGLTGHAEVVQVTFDSSIISYEDILIIFMTTHDPTTLNRQGADTGTQYRSVIYFHNNEQRKKAKFVLDEMQVIYEKPIVTELSALGTFYEAEDYHQDYYKNNSEQGYCQVVINPKLAKLRKLHADKLK; this is translated from the coding sequence ATGGGTAATACGAACATAGAGATCGCCACTGTTGGTGGTGGCTGTTTTTGGTGTACCGAAGCTGTATTCGCAGAAGTAAAAGGTATTCATAAAGTTGTTTCCGGTTATACAGGGGGCAAAGCTCCAGGTAGACCTACGTACAGAGAAATTTGTTCGGGATTAACAGGACATGCCGAGGTGGTGCAAGTAACTTTTGACTCATCAATTATTTCATATGAAGATATTCTTATCATTTTCATGACTACACATGACCCAACTACTTTAAACAGACAGGGTGCTGATACCGGTACTCAATATCGTTCTGTTATCTATTTCCATAATAATGAACAACGGAAAAAAGCAAAATTTGTACTTGATGAAATGCAGGTGATTTACGAAAAGCCTATTGTTACCGAATTGAGTGCGCTAGGCACATTCTATGAAGCCGAAGATTATCATCAAGATTATTATAAAAATAATTCTGAACAAGGATATTGCCAAGTTGTAATTAATCCAAAATTAGCAAAGCTTAGAAAGTTACATGCCGATAAACTGAAGTAG